One stretch of Janibacter limosus DNA includes these proteins:
- a CDS encoding FMN reductase yields the protein MTRNVVVISAGLSQPSSTRLLADQLAAATRSAVGGRGESVDIEFIELRELAVEMAESMVSGGRPTPALSAAQRQVAAADGIIAVTPVFTASYSGLFKTFVDLLDKDALTGKAVLVAATAGTPRHSLVLEHAMRPLFAYLRAIVVPTAVFAATEDFGGENDLDTRVHRAAAELAGLVVADRAGVAGFAQGDDEPGPLGPVTDFSELLRGHDGG from the coding sequence GTGACCCGCAACGTCGTCGTCATCAGCGCCGGGCTCTCGCAGCCCTCGAGCACCCGACTGCTCGCCGACCAGCTCGCCGCCGCCACCCGCTCCGCGGTGGGCGGGCGCGGCGAGTCGGTGGACATCGAGTTCATCGAGCTGCGTGAGCTGGCGGTCGAGATGGCCGAGTCGATGGTCTCCGGCGGGCGGCCGACGCCCGCCCTGAGCGCCGCCCAGCGGCAGGTCGCCGCGGCCGACGGGATCATCGCGGTCACCCCGGTCTTCACGGCCAGCTACTCCGGCCTCTTCAAGACCTTCGTCGACCTGCTCGACAAGGACGCGCTGACCGGCAAGGCCGTGCTCGTCGCGGCGACGGCCGGCACGCCCCGGCACAGCCTCGTGCTCGAGCACGCCATGCGCCCGCTCTTCGCCTACCTGCGCGCGATCGTCGTGCCGACGGCCGTCTTCGCCGCCACGGAGGACTTCGGCGGCGAGAACGACCTCGACACCCGGGTGCACCGGGCCGCCGCCGAGCTCGCCGGTCTCGTCGTCGCCGATCGCGCCGGCGTCGCGGGCTTCGCCCAGGGTGACGACGAGCCCGGGCCGCTGGGCCCGGTCACCGACTTCTCCGAGCTGCTCCGCGGGCACGACGGGGGCTGA
- a CDS encoding peptidylprolyl isomerase, whose translation MIRRALPAIAAASLLALTGCGTDSGGSAASSSAASPSTTTISGKTECPPEGGAKVRVTAFEQAPPMCIDPKKAYTATIATDEGDVTVKLDAKKAPTTVNNFVVLARYKYYDGLTFHRVIQGFMAQGGDPVGDGSGGPGYQFKDELPKAGEYEVGSIAMANAGPDTNGSQFFIVTGDAGVGLPPSYSLFGKVTQGMEAVTAIEDDGSMGDGPPRAIHTIKSVTITEK comes from the coding sequence ATGATCCGACGCGCACTGCCCGCCATCGCCGCCGCCAGCCTCCTCGCCCTGACGGGGTGCGGCACCGACTCGGGGGGCAGCGCGGCGAGCTCGTCCGCCGCCTCCCCCTCGACCACGACGATCAGCGGCAAGACCGAGTGCCCGCCGGAGGGCGGGGCAAAGGTGCGGGTGACGGCCTTCGAGCAGGCGCCGCCGATGTGCATCGACCCCAAGAAGGCGTACACGGCGACGATCGCGACCGACGAGGGCGACGTGACGGTGAAGCTCGACGCCAAGAAGGCGCCGACGACGGTCAACAACTTCGTCGTGCTCGCCCGGTACAAGTACTACGACGGGCTGACCTTCCACCGCGTCATCCAGGGCTTCATGGCGCAGGGCGGCGACCCGGTCGGTGACGGCAGCGGCGGCCCGGGCTACCAGTTCAAGGACGAGCTGCCCAAGGCCGGCGAGTACGAGGTCGGCTCGATCGCGATGGCCAACGCCGGGCCGGACACCAACGGCTCGCAGTTCTTCATCGTCACCGGTGATGCGGGTGTCGGGTTGCCGCCGAGCTACAGCCTCTTCGGCAAGGTCACCCAGGGCATGGAGGCCGTCACCGCGATCGAGGACGACGGGTCCATGGGCGACGGCCCGCCGAGGGCGATCCACACCATCAAGAGCGTGACGATCACCGAGAAGTAG
- a CDS encoding DHA2 family efflux MFS transporter permease subunit: MTVETGAPQANQAHEFPDNPWPALWALVVGFFMILVDVSIVSIATPALMEGFHTGIEPVLWVTSAYLLAYAVPLLITGRFGDRFGPKRLYLLGLAIFTAASLACGLAPSIGWLIGARVVQGLGASMMTPQTMAVITRTFPPQRRGSAMALWGATAGVAFLVGPLLGGLLLDSLGWEWIFFINVPVGIIGFIAAARLVPSLERHAHAMDWVGVVLSAVGLFLVIFGLQEGEGRDWGQIVGPITIPVLIGIGLLVLVGFIAWQARGPKEPLVPLGLFRDRNFSLSNLAITTMGLSVTAMMFPLLVWLQSVRGYSPTEAALLMAPQAIASIALARPVGQLVDRIHPRTLPTVGLAGFAVTLFVLSRLMTPDSSIVAVCVAMTFIGVTGAFIWGPLATTANRNLPIQLAGAGAGIYNTTRQVGSVIGSAAIAALMSARIASHLGPQAAESFGSGEGSAAGGPAALPPAIAEALSSAFAESLLLPAAVLVIGALAALALEQMRHQGRPGA, from the coding sequence ATGACGGTCGAGACGGGCGCCCCGCAGGCGAACCAAGCCCACGAGTTCCCCGACAACCCGTGGCCGGCGCTGTGGGCTCTGGTCGTCGGGTTCTTCATGATCCTCGTCGACGTCTCGATCGTCTCCATCGCGACGCCCGCCCTCATGGAGGGCTTCCACACGGGCATCGAGCCGGTGCTGTGGGTGACGAGCGCCTACCTCCTCGCCTACGCCGTGCCGCTGCTCATCACCGGTCGCTTCGGTGACCGCTTCGGCCCCAAGCGGCTCTACCTGCTGGGGCTGGCGATCTTCACCGCCGCCTCCTTGGCCTGCGGCCTCGCCCCGAGCATCGGCTGGCTCATCGGGGCCCGGGTGGTCCAGGGCCTCGGCGCGTCGATGATGACCCCGCAGACGATGGCGGTCATCACGCGCACCTTCCCGCCGCAGCGCCGCGGGTCGGCCATGGCCCTGTGGGGCGCGACCGCCGGCGTGGCCTTCCTCGTCGGCCCGCTGCTCGGCGGCCTCCTGCTCGACTCCCTCGGCTGGGAGTGGATCTTCTTCATCAACGTGCCTGTCGGGATCATCGGCTTCATCGCCGCCGCACGACTCGTGCCGAGCCTCGAGCGGCATGCCCACGCCATGGACTGGGTCGGCGTCGTGCTGTCCGCGGTCGGTCTCTTCCTCGTGATCTTCGGTCTGCAGGAGGGCGAAGGGCGTGACTGGGGCCAGATCGTCGGGCCCATCACGATCCCCGTGCTCATCGGTATCGGCCTCCTGGTCCTCGTGGGCTTCATCGCCTGGCAGGCGCGCGGCCCCAAGGAGCCGCTCGTGCCCCTCGGGCTCTTCCGCGACCGCAACTTCTCCCTGTCCAACCTCGCCATCACCACGATGGGGTTGTCCGTGACGGCGATGATGTTCCCCCTCCTCGTGTGGCTGCAGAGCGTGCGCGGCTACTCGCCGACCGAGGCCGCGCTGCTCATGGCGCCCCAGGCGATCGCCTCGATCGCGCTGGCCCGCCCCGTCGGCCAGCTCGTCGACCGGATCCACCCGCGGACCCTGCCCACCGTCGGCCTGGCCGGTTTCGCCGTGACCCTCTTCGTCCTCAGCCGCCTGATGACCCCCGACTCCTCGATCGTCGCGGTGTGCGTGGCGATGACCTTCATCGGTGTGACCGGCGCCTTCATCTGGGGCCCGCTCGCCACGACCGCCAACCGCAACCTGCCGATCCAGCTCGCCGGTGCCGGGGCGGGCATCTACAACACGACCCGTCAGGTCGGGTCGGTCATCGGGTCGGCGGCGATCGCCGCGCTCATGTCGGCGCGGATCGCCTCGCACCTCGGCCCGCAGGCCGCGGAGAGCTTCGGGTCCGGCGAAGGGAGCGCCGCCGGCGGTCCCGCAGCCCTGCCCCCGGCCATCGCCGAGGCGCTGTCGTCGGCCTTCGCCGAGTCGCTGCTGCTGCCCGCCGCGGTCCTCGTCATCGGTGCGCTCGCCGCGCTCGCGCTCGAGCAGATGCGTCACCAGGGTCGCCCCGGCGCCTGA
- a CDS encoding nucleotidyltransferase family protein, with translation MDRVQGLLLAAGAGRRMGMPKALKSDPDGTSWLARAVSVLDEGGCAAVTVVLGASGPAAELALPRTDYTHCPDWADGLGASLAHGLRALDPTSATAALIHLVDLPDVTAEVAARLLEGEVRGDSLRRAVYSGVVGHPVLIGRDHWAPLVAELAGDRGAGAYLRRHGADEIECGDLATGEDRDSPQE, from the coding sequence ATGGACAGGGTGCAGGGACTGCTGCTGGCCGCCGGAGCCGGGCGCCGCATGGGGATGCCCAAGGCCCTCAAGTCCGACCCCGACGGGACCTCGTGGCTGGCCCGGGCGGTCAGCGTCCTGGACGAAGGGGGTTGTGCCGCAGTCACCGTCGTCCTCGGCGCGAGCGGACCTGCCGCAGAGCTGGCGCTGCCGCGCACCGACTACACGCACTGCCCCGACTGGGCCGACGGGCTCGGCGCCTCGCTCGCCCACGGCCTGCGCGCCCTCGACCCGACCAGCGCGACCGCCGCGCTGATCCACCTCGTCGACCTGCCGGACGTCACCGCCGAGGTGGCCGCGCGGCTGCTGGAGGGAGAGGTGCGGGGAGACTCCCTTCGTCGGGCGGTGTACTCGGGCGTCGTCGGCCATCCGGTGCTCATCGGGCGCGACCACTGGGCCCCGCTCGTCGCCGAGCTCGCGGGCGACCGCGGCGCCGGCGCCTACCTGCGTCGGCACGGCGCCGACGAGATCGAGTGCGGCGACCTGGCAACGGGCGAGGACAGGGACTCGCCCCAGGAGTGA
- a CDS encoding NAD(P)H-dependent flavin oxidoreductase, with amino-acid sequence MAALIDLLGIRHPIVCAPMAGVAGGRLAHAVSSAGGLGMIGARGSASPEWIAEQAALAGAGGTPFGIGLMAWVPQRSTQLDAVIALAGEQRPALVSVSFGDVTEPVARLRDAGLRTACQVGNAADLEMALAAGADLIIARGGEGGGHGRDEMGTEAILDLALGATDRPVLAAGGISTADDVARALGKGAAGVWCGTPFLTCVEADNTPQARTALVAADDTRYSRVHDVAQDIAWPREFGGRAVATPFVRRWSGDEDAMTGDARGEHAAGRERGDTDYTPLYAGVGVDHLTAETDAASVVRALVDAI; translated from the coding sequence ATGGCTGCTCTCATCGACCTGCTCGGCATCCGTCACCCGATCGTCTGCGCGCCCATGGCCGGCGTCGCCGGAGGTCGCCTCGCGCATGCCGTCTCCTCGGCCGGTGGTCTGGGCATGATCGGGGCGCGCGGGAGCGCCTCGCCCGAGTGGATCGCGGAGCAGGCGGCGCTCGCGGGCGCGGGAGGCACCCCCTTCGGCATCGGTCTGATGGCCTGGGTTCCGCAGCGCTCCACCCAGCTCGACGCGGTCATCGCGCTCGCGGGCGAGCAGCGACCGGCCCTCGTGTCGGTCTCCTTCGGCGACGTCACTGAGCCGGTGGCCCGGCTGCGTGACGCGGGCCTGCGCACCGCCTGCCAGGTGGGCAACGCGGCCGACCTGGAGATGGCCCTCGCGGCCGGGGCGGACCTCATCATTGCCCGCGGTGGCGAAGGGGGCGGACACGGCCGTGACGAGATGGGCACCGAGGCGATCCTCGACCTCGCCCTCGGCGCTACCGACCGTCCCGTGCTCGCCGCCGGGGGCATCTCGACCGCCGACGACGTGGCCCGGGCGCTGGGCAAGGGAGCGGCCGGCGTGTGGTGCGGCACCCCCTTCCTCACCTGCGTCGAGGCCGACAACACGCCGCAGGCCAGGACCGCGCTCGTCGCCGCCGACGACACCCGGTACTCGCGGGTCCACGACGTCGCCCAGGACATCGCGTGGCCGCGGGAGTTCGGCGGACGGGCGGTCGCCACCCCCTTCGTCCGGCGGTGGAGCGGCGACGAGGACGCGATGACCGGCGACGCCAGGGGCGAGCACGCCGCCGGGCGCGAGCGCGGTGACACCGACTACACCCCCCTCTACGCCGGGGTCGGCGTCGACCACCTCACCGCCGAGACCGACGCGGCGAGCGTGGTCCGAGCGCTCGTGGACGCCATTTGA
- a CDS encoding MGMT family protein translates to MDDVLVERVLRAVELVPRGRVISYGDIAALVGTGPRQVGWVLREYGSGVTWWRVVNASGDAPQHKRSEVFEHWATESITVKPNGLGCRIAEYRVDLEELARAHAAATADLGG, encoded by the coding sequence ATGGACGATGTCCTCGTCGAGAGGGTCCTGCGCGCGGTGGAGCTCGTCCCGCGGGGCAGGGTCATCTCGTACGGGGACATCGCCGCACTCGTCGGGACCGGTCCACGACAGGTCGGCTGGGTCCTGCGCGAGTACGGCAGCGGTGTCACCTGGTGGCGGGTGGTCAACGCCTCCGGGGACGCACCGCAGCACAAGCGGTCAGAGGTCTTCGAGCACTGGGCCACGGAGAGCATCACGGTCAAGCCCAACGGCCTGGGCTGCCGGATCGCCGAGTACCGGGTCGACCTCGAGGAGCTGGCGCGCGCCCACGCGGCCGCCACCGCCGACTTGGGCGGCTGA
- a CDS encoding LLM class flavin-dependent oxidoreductase has translation MQFGLFSVGDVTMDPTTGRTPSEGERIHAMTQIALKAEEVGLDVFATGEHHNPPFVPSAPTTHLAYIAAKTERLKLSTATTLITTTDPVRIAEDYAFLQHLSGGRVDLMMGRGNTGPVYPWFGKDIRQGVPLAIENYHLLRRLWREENVSWKGQFRTPLQGFTSTPRPLDGVAPFVWHGSIRSTEIAEQAAYYGDGFFHNNIFWNIEHTAQMVGLYRRRFEHYGHGDASQAIVGLGGQAFMAQTEAEAKRVFRPYFDNAPVYGHGPSMEDFTRQTPLTVGTPEMVIERTLSFADHVGDYQRQLFLMDHAGLPLEMVLEQVEILGREVVPVLRKEFEARRPEGVPSEPPTHTSLVAQGEGSPHRMVVTSPVVIAQQDQKQKEMASQ, from the coding sequence ATGCAGTTCGGACTCTTCAGCGTCGGCGACGTGACGATGGACCCCACGACCGGCCGCACGCCGAGCGAGGGCGAGCGCATCCACGCGATGACCCAGATCGCGCTCAAGGCCGAGGAGGTCGGGCTCGACGTCTTCGCCACGGGTGAGCACCACAACCCGCCCTTCGTGCCCTCCGCCCCGACGACCCACCTCGCGTACATCGCGGCCAAGACCGAGCGCCTCAAGCTCTCGACCGCGACGACCCTCATCACGACGACGGACCCGGTCCGCATCGCCGAGGACTACGCCTTCCTGCAGCACCTCTCCGGCGGCCGCGTCGACCTGATGATGGGCCGCGGCAACACCGGCCCCGTCTACCCGTGGTTCGGCAAGGACATCCGCCAGGGCGTCCCGCTCGCCATCGAGAACTACCACCTGCTGCGCCGCCTGTGGCGCGAGGAGAATGTCAGCTGGAAGGGCCAGTTCCGCACGCCCCTGCAGGGATTCACCTCGACCCCACGACCGCTGGACGGCGTCGCCCCCTTCGTCTGGCACGGCTCGATCCGCTCCACCGAGATCGCCGAGCAGGCCGCGTACTACGGCGACGGGTTCTTCCACAACAACATCTTCTGGAACATCGAGCACACCGCCCAGATGGTCGGCCTCTACCGCCGGCGCTTCGAGCACTACGGGCACGGGGACGCCAGCCAGGCGATCGTCGGGCTCGGCGGGCAGGCCTTCATGGCGCAGACCGAGGCCGAGGCCAAGCGGGTCTTCCGTCCCTACTTCGACAACGCGCCGGTCTACGGTCACGGTCCGTCGATGGAGGACTTCACCCGGCAGACCCCGCTGACCGTCGGCACCCCCGAGATGGTCATCGAGCGCACGCTCTCCTTCGCCGACCACGTCGGTGACTACCAGCGCCAGCTCTTCCTCATGGACCACGCCGGGCTGCCCCTGGAGATGGTCCTGGAGCAGGTCGAGATCCTCGGCCGCGAGGTCGTCCCGGTGCTGCGCAAGGAGTTCGAGGCGCGCCGCCCCGAGGGTGTCCCGAGCGAGCCCCCGACGCACACCTCGCTGGTGGCGCAGGGCGAAGGGAGCCCCCACCGTATGGTCGTGACGAGCCCCGTCGTGATCGCCCAGCAGGACCAGAAGCAGAAGGAGATGGCCAGCCAGTGA
- a CDS encoding SCO6745 family protein encodes MDAHDAGRIARSLETLHAFGYFAPEVEEELTGIGLRRGRMCYFASRSAPMGAVSPGTVAATFFVFNPTLVERHLSGVWALASPEEVTAARYRGISRAWGRLLGDLDPDEVAEAAELARTAASACSVAGRPLSAAHAGLAWPSEPHLVLFHALTIVREHRGDGHIAALLGEGLSGLQALVSHTATGRGFTVTAARATRGWSEEEWDEAVADLVDHGVLTPQGDLTDEGRALRRRVEEATDRMAVEPWDALGEDGATRLAELGRPWVRRALSNGAFPDGVFA; translated from the coding sequence ATGGACGCCCACGACGCCGGCCGCATCGCCCGCTCTCTCGAGACCCTCCACGCCTTCGGGTACTTCGCCCCGGAGGTGGAGGAGGAGCTCACCGGGATCGGACTTCGCCGTGGCCGGATGTGCTACTTCGCCTCGCGCTCGGCACCGATGGGCGCCGTCTCGCCGGGGACGGTGGCGGCGACCTTCTTCGTCTTCAACCCCACCCTCGTGGAGCGCCACCTGAGCGGGGTGTGGGCGCTGGCCTCACCGGAGGAGGTCACAGCAGCCCGATATCGCGGCATCTCGCGCGCGTGGGGTCGGCTCCTCGGCGATCTTGACCCGGACGAGGTCGCCGAGGCGGCCGAGCTGGCCCGCACGGCGGCGTCGGCCTGCTCGGTCGCTGGTCGCCCGCTCTCGGCAGCACATGCCGGTCTGGCGTGGCCGAGCGAACCCCACCTCGTGCTCTTCCACGCCCTGACCATCGTGCGCGAGCACCGCGGCGACGGGCACATCGCAGCGCTCCTCGGCGAGGGGCTGTCTGGTCTCCAGGCGCTCGTCAGCCACACCGCCACCGGCCGCGGCTTCACGGTGACCGCAGCGCGGGCGACCCGCGGATGGAGCGAGGAGGAGTGGGACGAGGCGGTGGCCGATCTGGTCGATCACGGCGTGCTGACGCCGCAGGGCGATCTGACCGACGAGGGGCGGGCCCTGCGTCGCCGGGTCGAAGAGGCCACCGATCGGATGGCCGTGGAGCCGTGGGACGCACTCGGTGAGGACGGCGCCACCCGACTCGCTGAGCTGGGACGCCCGTGGGTGCGTCGGGCGCTGAGCAACGGGGCCTTCCCGGACGGGGTCTTCGCCTGA
- a CDS encoding TetR/AcrR family transcriptional regulator: MSSATDDRTARARVRDAALELFAAHGEDRVTMRQVAELADVSPALVVHHFGSKAGLREAVVEHVRAWMDELFDLSTDTGLAEDMQAGEWSSIGEVLQQALPEGSPVIPYLRRLLMTGDPVATQLLRDWHRRTVEIFRAWDAAGKLIAGPDPETRAALAMSSDLGTLFLADHWHQVLGFDPLHGAGLARWADEAMRFYAAILPSSDTGEDSAIGTQPPSLEETP, from the coding sequence GTGAGTTCAGCAACCGACGATCGCACCGCCCGGGCGCGGGTGCGCGATGCCGCCCTCGAGCTCTTCGCCGCTCACGGTGAGGACCGGGTGACCATGCGCCAGGTCGCCGAGCTGGCCGATGTCTCCCCCGCCCTCGTCGTCCACCACTTCGGCTCCAAGGCCGGCCTGCGCGAGGCGGTCGTCGAGCACGTCCGGGCGTGGATGGACGAGCTCTTCGACCTCTCGACCGACACCGGCCTGGCCGAGGACATGCAGGCCGGCGAGTGGTCCTCGATCGGCGAGGTGCTCCAGCAGGCTCTGCCCGAGGGCTCCCCCGTCATCCCCTACCTGCGTCGGCTGCTGATGACCGGCGACCCGGTCGCCACCCAGCTGCTGCGCGACTGGCACCGCCGCACCGTCGAGATCTTCCGCGCGTGGGATGCCGCCGGCAAGCTCATCGCCGGGCCCGACCCCGAGACCCGCGCCGCCCTGGCGATGTCCTCCGACCTCGGGACCCTCTTCCTCGCCGATCACTGGCACCAGGTCCTGGGCTTCGACCCCCTCCACGGGGCGGGCCTGGCTCGCTGGGCCGACGAGGCGATGCGCTTCTATGCAGCAATATTGCCCTCATCCGATACAGGTGAAGACAGCGCGATCGGGACCCAGCCCCCTTCGCTCGAGGAGACCCCATGA